A window of Adhaeribacter arboris genomic DNA:
CGCGCACTGGCATTCCGGATTATTTCCAGAGTGTTGAAGAATACGATAATTACATAAAATTACTGGTTAAAACCAATTGCATTGACAACGCCAAAAAAATCTGGTGGGACGTGCGGGTGCATCCTTTTTTCGAAACCATTGAATTCCGAATCTGCGATTGTCCTATGCTAGTTGACGAAACCATGGCTTTTACCGCCTTGTTTCAAGCTCTTTGCGCGAAATTGTACAAAATACGATTACAAAACATGAAATTTATTACCTATAACCGGGCTTTAATCAACGAAAATAAATGGCGAGCCGCTCGTTACGGGATAGATGGCAAGCTTATTGACTTTGGTAAGGAAGTAGAAGTAAACACCCGTTCGTTAATTTTAGAATTATTAGATTTTGTGGACGATGTAGTAGACGAACTAGGCAGCCGCGACGAAATCAACTACGTTACGCATATATTAGAACACGGTACCGGTGCCGACCGTCAGTTGCAAGTTTACCAAAAGAACCAAAACTTTATGGATGTGGTTGATTATATTACGTCTCAAACTTTAAAAGGAGTAGATGTTTAAGTAATAGTTTATAATTAACCAGCTCTGCCATAGCAGATAAAAAACCCC
This region includes:
- a CDS encoding carboxylate-amine ligase, with translation MNKFTLGVEEEFMVIDPVTRELISHEQKIVEAAQRVHEDQVKAEMHQAVVEVGTHICKNTAEARTEVTKLRKTVASLAGELGFRIGAAGTHPFSQWEHQLITDHPRYVEIVDELQDAARSNLIFGLHVHVGFQSREMAIHIANQVRYFLPHIYALSTNSPFWEGRNTGYKSYRTKVFDKFPRTGIPDYFQSVEEYDNYIKLLVKTNCIDNAKKIWWDVRVHPFFETIEFRICDCPMLVDETMAFTALFQALCAKLYKIRLQNMKFITYNRALINENKWRAARYGIDGKLIDFGKEVEVNTRSLILELLDFVDDVVDELGSRDEINYVTHILEHGTGADRQLQVYQKNQNFMDVVDYITSQTLKGVDV